A genomic stretch from Xenopus laevis strain J_2021 chromosome 6S, Xenopus_laevis_v10.1, whole genome shotgun sequence includes:
- the c8orf82.S gene encoding UPF0598 protein C8orf82 homolog, with product MFLTAPLRGLYRLLPRRNLHSPPGHYQQGQSPEARVREYFYYIDHQGQLFLDDTKVKNFITCYKERQFLGFFFKQLRRNETGRYQDDFPYVSPCGRERNFIRCDDRPIVFTHLLTDGTSGAQLLSYCGGGDKLTVPFEPENLVMLPDNGRLYHPAPERCGAVGLVKSSLAFELSPFFVYPPNSLGDPPTHFHWNGTRIPLTQQLLTLL from the exons ATGTTCTTGACTGCGCCTCTCCGGGGCCTCTATCGCCTTCTTCCGCGCAGGAACCTTCACTCGCCCCCGGGCCACTACCAGCAGGGCCAAAGCCCCGAAGCCCGAGTGCGCGAGTATTTCTACTATATCGACCATCAGGGGCAG CTCTTCTTGGATGATACAAAAGTGAAGAATTTCATCACATGCTATAAGG AGCGTCAGTTCTTGGGGTTCTTCTTCAAGCAACTCCGGAGGAATGAGACTGGGCGGTACCAGGATGATTTCCCGTACGTTTCCCCCTGCGGCAGAGAGAGGAATTTCATTCGCTGTGATGACCGGCCAATCGTATTCACTCACCTGCTGACCGACGGGACCTCGGGGGCCCAACTCCTGTCCTACTGCGGGGGAGGGGACAAACTGACCGTTCCATTTGAGCCGGAGAATCTGGTGATGTTGCCGGACAATGGGCGTCTGTACCACCCGGCCCCGGAGAGATGTGGCGCCGTCGGACTGGTCAAATCATCGCTGGCGTTTGAGCTGAGCCCCTTCTTTGTGTACCCCCCTAATTCACTGGGTGACCCCCCAACACACTTCCACTGGAACGGCACCCGCATCCCCCTCACCCAACAACTGCTCACCCTGCTCTGA